The Candidatus Poribacteria bacterium genome includes a window with the following:
- a CDS encoding DUF4377 domain-containing protein, translating into MRFLLIIALLFLSACGEEHIEIITIGPYTKRCQGFVEQDCYLEYNEDSERWEFFYESIQGFDFEPGFVYTLEVRLEDRGTEIQDVGRYAYHLITVVEKKKAPDDFSYGW; encoded by the coding sequence ATGAGATTCCTTCTGATCATCGCTTTACTATTCCTCTCAGCTTGCGGTGAGGAACACATTGAGATTATCACTATCGGTCCTTACACCAAGCGGTGTCAGGGATTTGTTGAACAGGATTGCTATCTTGAGTACAATGAGGATTCAGAGCGCTGGGAGTTTTTCTACGAATCTATCCAGGGTTTTGATTTTGAGCCGGGGTTTGTCTACACGCTGGAGGTCAGGTTGGAAGATCGTGGTACGGAGATACAGGATGTGGGGCGGTATGCGTATCACCTTATCACAGTAGTCGAAAAGAAAAAAGCACCCGATGATTTTAGTTACGGTTGGTGA
- a CDS encoding S9 family peptidase: MKVHRHTPTITDTISFPFITEVAIAPGGEYVAYVVRTTDWKKNRYVLTCFLYNIDRNETRKIAENTWHPRWLNDNTLVVLHRDSKDSECLGNKSQIWFFNPADTSGMQITFVPHGIEKFWCYGNGIIYHADSDPNNQTLKREQRYGSYVHVGQEPRTTQLFYTDLPNVGVSEKASMNLPSTDAPNALRLTDGLDSSLRIRDLCLSSNTLYLNCQFQHDPDAICVWRLSAGPRELALIAASEAKEKAEFSWGQLDLPSNAAVMDVAPDGRTLLLNWNGGRSEFFSNEPWALWAHSLSSDASISDRRCLTAHFESQILAARWHEQGIYLHYIDGTVSRLARLDVSSQLETLDFGDIYPLCTPPTCFDISKVGVLTFAAGGAHNVPEVVVVPKTECPPTPSSSIQTISPPLETQQITAFNSLCEDWDWGTREVINWKSLDNTEIEGVLFKPTDFDPTLKYPLIGVVHGGPATAALELRLDWEDRWFYPTLQFLARGILVLKPNYRGSDGRGHAFLELNHDNLGRGELWDVESGVDYLIEQGYVDPEHVGCAGWSHGGFVAAFVGMHSDRFAAVSVGAGITNWTTYHATSDFHRFPEKVLGGLPCAIPESYQQASPATADSIKKTPTLVQHGDADSIVHFANAQELYSQLEAQGVPVELFRYPNMGHGVPNETPRAARAVMSQNLKWFCHHLLGQPLAWNHCDELE, from the coding sequence ATGAAAGTGCATCGACACACACCGACCATCACTGACACAATCTCCTTTCCCTTCATCACTGAGGTTGCTATTGCCCCGGGAGGTGAATATGTTGCCTATGTGGTGCGAACCACAGATTGGAAAAAAAACAGATACGTGTTGACGTGCTTCCTTTACAATATTGATCGAAACGAGACACGAAAGATAGCAGAGAATACATGGCATCCCCGCTGGTTGAATGACAACACGCTTGTGGTGTTGCATCGCGACTCAAAAGATTCAGAGTGTCTTGGCAATAAATCACAGATATGGTTCTTTAACCCCGCTGATACTTCTGGTATGCAAATCACGTTTGTGCCGCACGGTATTGAAAAGTTTTGGTGCTATGGCAACGGTATCATCTACCATGCCGATAGCGATCCAAATAATCAAACTCTTAAACGAGAACAGCGGTACGGGTCTTACGTCCATGTTGGTCAAGAACCACGAACGACACAACTCTTCTACACAGATTTGCCTAACGTCGGCGTATCTGAAAAAGCCTCCATGAACCTCCCCTCAACCGATGCACCCAACGCCTTAAGATTAACAGACGGATTGGATTCTTCTCTGCGGATACGTGATCTCTGTCTGTCGAGCAATACCCTTTATCTGAATTGTCAGTTTCAACATGACCCCGACGCGATTTGTGTCTGGAGGCTTTCCGCAGGCCCAAGAGAACTCGCACTCATCGCAGCCTCCGAGGCGAAAGAGAAAGCGGAATTTTCTTGGGGCCAGCTAGATTTACCTTCAAACGCAGCTGTTATGGATGTGGCTCCTGACGGACGGACACTGCTACTTAACTGGAACGGGGGGCGTTCTGAGTTTTTTTCCAACGAGCCTTGGGCACTCTGGGCCCATTCGCTATCCTCGGATGCCTCAATATCAGACCGGCGTTGCCTCACAGCCCATTTTGAATCACAAATTCTTGCCGCGAGATGGCATGAGCAAGGCATTTACCTTCACTACATCGACGGAACCGTATCACGCCTCGCTCGACTTGATGTGTCTAGTCAATTGGAAACCCTTGATTTTGGAGATATTTATCCACTCTGCACGCCACCAACCTGTTTCGATATTTCCAAAGTAGGAGTCCTAACATTCGCAGCGGGTGGAGCACACAACGTTCCAGAAGTCGTCGTTGTTCCCAAGACAGAATGTCCGCCTACTCCATCTTCGTCCATACAGACAATATCCCCGCCCCTAGAAACACAGCAAATCACGGCTTTTAACTCTTTATGTGAGGACTGGGATTGGGGGACAAGAGAGGTCATTAACTGGAAAAGCCTCGACAACACAGAAATCGAGGGGGTTCTATTCAAACCCACGGATTTTGATCCAACTCTAAAGTATCCGCTCATCGGGGTGGTGCACGGCGGTCCAGCCACGGCGGCCCTAGAACTTCGGCTTGATTGGGAAGATCGTTGGTTCTATCCAACGCTTCAGTTTCTAGCTCGTGGGATTTTGGTACTGAAGCCCAATTACCGTGGTTCAGACGGGCGCGGTCATGCTTTTCTTGAGTTGAACCACGATAACCTTGGCAGGGGTGAATTATGGGATGTCGAAAGTGGTGTTGATTACCTGATTGAACAAGGCTATGTGGATCCAGAACACGTCGGCTGTGCCGGCTGGAGCCACGGTGGTTTTGTGGCTGCTTTTGTGGGTATGCACTCAGATCGTTTTGCTGCTGTGAGTGTTGGAGCGGGCATCACCAACTGGACAACGTATCACGCGACATCTGATTTCCACCGTTTTCCAGAAAAGGTGCTTGGAGGGCTTCCCTGTGCAATCCCGGAAAGCTATCAACAGGCATCTCCCGCAACTGCTGACAGTATTAAAAAGACACCAACCCTAGTTCAACACGGTGACGCTGATTCCATTGTGCATTTTGCAAACGCACAAGAATTGTATAGCCAACTTGAAGCCCAAGGGGTTCCCGTGGAACTTTTCCGCTATCCTAACATGGGTCACGGTGTACCCAACGAAACTCCACGAGCTGCCCGGGCAGTGATGTCGCAAAACCTGAAATGGTTCTGTCATCATCTTCTAGGACAACCTCTCGCCTGGAATCACTGTGATGAATTGGAATAA